The DNA sequence AACCCACAATTTTCGCCTGTTATTAAGGTGATTATGTTTATCGAGGTAACTTTTATGATTTCATGGCCATGCATGTTAAAACTAACTGGAGATGATGAGCTTATTTATTTAGAGTCTGAGCGAGATTTTATGTCTGAATGTCGAGACCTACTTTTTTGTGATGACGACTATGTTATAGACTCTGCTGGTTATTGCTATTTAATAGAATCAACTTCAGAAAAACTGGCGTTAATCAAAACAGAGCAGATGTTGGCTGCGCACGAAGTGTCGAATTTAATACGCGCTCATGAATTTAAAAAGGCCACACTTTGCCTCACTAAAATTCATTTTTTAACTGTATTGGACGCTATTAAGTCGTTGTCTTATTGAAAATAAACATAAGATGTTCAACAGGACTAAAAAGGCAGGGTCCCTATAAACTTTGCCACTTTTATGGTTAGCCTCAAGTTTTTTAACTACTGGCAATGCCGATCGAGCCGCTTTTAATAAAATTTGAACGATTCTGCTGGGAGAGCCTAATCCAGTCAAAAGTTGGGCCTTTTTTTATGGGAGTTTAAAATTAATCTGTTATATTAGTAACTTTTAGGGGCCAGTCTTTGTTGGAAGGCTCA is a window from the Psychromonas ingrahamii 37 genome containing:
- a CDS encoding DUF4144 domain-containing protein codes for the protein MISWPCMLKLTGDDELIYLESERDFMSECRDLLFCDDDYVIDSAGYCYLIESTSEKLALIKTEQMLAAHEVSNLIRAHEFKKATLCLTKIHFLTVLDAIKSLSY